From the genome of Pseudomonas sp. AB6, one region includes:
- a CDS encoding TrkA C-terminal domain-containing protein, producing the protein MIAFLTFLQSNPYILLFVVVGLSVWVGRGSIKGYGLGPVAAAIVIGCAIASWAAAYGIHLELNSFTKSLFYYLFMYGVGLRVGPSFINSLKGDGLKFTFLAVLSSFLGLGIVVAGTKLLSLPVGAAGGILAGSQTMSAAIGSAEQAITSGVVPLPPGTTAAAATAMIALSYGITYIWGTVGIILICKYLPRWWGVDARKAAKEYEIEHGVPNVDDAGLSGYRPFDLRAYRLVNPEYEGKTISQFREHFAQYQIENVERGTQLLGADPSLVLQLGDVIALGGSLDVLTDHMGLIGPEVPDARALNIPLDEAEILVTHHDAIGKALKEFSTSPIAGQVQLLGIERGGAPLPIGLETRLQRMDVLHLIGLRSAIDKAAALLGKVARPSTATDLLTLSLGMVLGLLIGLVQVPAFGASVGLGNAGGLLVSGIIVSSLVSRVRFFGNTPNAARNILEDMGLIFFVAIVGVNAGASLVSQLSAIIALKIFGLGFVACTIPPFIVWAIGFHVFKINPAILMGGVAGARSHSGPAREAAKEIDSTVPWIGFPVAYAVSGILLTVFGYFAMVLAR; encoded by the coding sequence GTGATTGCATTTCTGACATTTTTACAGAGCAACCCGTACATTTTGCTGTTCGTGGTGGTTGGTCTGTCGGTGTGGGTTGGTCGTGGCAGTATTAAAGGCTACGGCCTCGGTCCAGTGGCGGCCGCCATCGTCATTGGTTGCGCGATAGCCTCTTGGGCCGCCGCGTATGGCATCCACCTGGAGCTCAATAGCTTCACCAAAAGTCTGTTTTATTACCTGTTTATGTATGGCGTCGGCCTTCGTGTGGGTCCGTCGTTCATCAACAGCTTGAAAGGTGACGGGCTGAAGTTCACCTTTCTGGCAGTTTTGTCGTCGTTCCTTGGGTTGGGGATTGTGGTGGCGGGCACGAAACTGTTGTCGCTGCCGGTTGGTGCTGCGGGCGGGATTCTCGCCGGTTCTCAAACCATGTCGGCAGCCATCGGCTCGGCGGAACAGGCAATTACTTCCGGGGTTGTGCCGTTGCCACCCGGCACCACGGCAGCAGCCGCCACCGCGATGATTGCCTTATCGTATGGCATCACCTACATATGGGGCACGGTGGGGATCATCCTGATCTGCAAATACCTGCCACGTTGGTGGGGCGTGGATGCGCGCAAGGCGGCCAAGGAATATGAGATCGAACACGGCGTTCCGAACGTCGATGATGCGGGCCTGAGCGGTTATCGCCCCTTTGACTTACGGGCGTATCGACTGGTCAATCCTGAGTACGAAGGCAAAACCATCAGCCAGTTTCGCGAGCACTTTGCTCAATATCAGATCGAGAACGTCGAGCGCGGCACCCAATTGCTCGGTGCCGACCCGAGCCTGGTGTTGCAACTGGGTGACGTCATCGCCTTGGGCGGTAGCCTTGATGTGCTGACTGACCATATGGGCCTGATCGGGCCTGAAGTGCCAGACGCCCGTGCGCTGAACATTCCGTTAGACGAAGCAGAGATTCTGGTGACCCACCATGACGCCATTGGTAAGGCGCTCAAGGAATTCAGCACTTCACCAATTGCCGGCCAGGTGCAGTTGCTGGGCATCGAACGAGGAGGCGCGCCGCTGCCTATCGGTCTGGAAACACGCTTGCAGCGGATGGACGTGCTGCACTTGATCGGTCTGCGCAGTGCGATCGACAAAGCCGCCGCACTCCTCGGCAAAGTCGCACGTCCAAGCACGGCGACTGACCTGCTCACCCTGTCGCTGGGCATGGTGCTGGGGCTGTTGATTGGTCTGGTGCAAGTGCCAGCGTTCGGCGCTTCGGTGGGTCTGGGTAACGCTGGCGGCCTGTTGGTCTCGGGCATTATCGTTTCGTCGCTGGTATCGCGGGTGCGCTTCTTCGGCAACACCCCGAACGCTGCACGGAACATCCTGGAAGACATGGGCCTGATCTTTTTCGTCGCCATCGTCGGCGTCAATGCCGGGGCCAGCCTAGTGTCGCAACTGAGCGCGATCATTGCTCTGAAGATATTCGGTTTGGGCTTCGTGGCCTGCACCATTCCACCGTTTATCGTCTGGGCCATCGGCTTCCACGTGTTCAAGATCAACCCGGCCATCCTCATGGGCGGCGTCGCCGGTGCCCGCAGCCACTCAGGCCCCGCACGCGAAGCAGCAAAAGAAATCGACAGCACCGTGCCGTGGATTGGCTTTCCCGTGGCGTATGCCGTGTCGGGGATTCTGCTGACTGTGTTCGGCTACTTCGCGATGGTCTTGGCGCGATAA
- a CDS encoding glutamate decarboxylase: MALHQTVETRDDAIEDVYSSGTSQRRLPKYRLPDHSTAPSAAYNLVRDELLLDGNSRQNLATFCTTWVEPEVQKLMADALDKNMIDKDEYPQTAEIENRCVHIIADLWHAPKSWQTVGCSTTGSSEAAMLGGLALKWTWKKLREEAGLTTDKPNFVCGPVQICWKKFARYFDVEIREVPLRGNALGLEPADLRAYCDENTIGVVATLGVTFTGIYEPVAALAAELDAMQRDLGLNIPIHVDAASGGFIAPFIQQELKWDFQIERVKSINASGHKYGLAPLGVGWIIWSSKTDLPEELIFYVDYLGGNMATFALNFSRPGGEIIAQYYNFLRLGRDGYTRIQQACSDTAQWLAGEITKLGPLELVYDGKDGLPAVCYKLKDGIDHGFSLYDLSERVRMRGWQIASYPLPSDRQDIVVQRVLVRHGVSRDLIGLLLDDLRKAIAFLQKNPVLASEAGPSFNHGAVAATPIDAA, from the coding sequence ATGGCACTCCATCAAACCGTTGAAACCCGCGACGACGCTATCGAAGATGTTTACTCCAGTGGCACGTCGCAACGACGCCTGCCCAAGTATCGGCTGCCTGATCATTCGACTGCGCCATCGGCGGCTTACAACCTGGTCCGCGACGAGCTGTTGCTGGACGGTAATTCCCGGCAAAACCTAGCGACGTTCTGTACCACTTGGGTCGAACCCGAAGTGCAGAAGTTGATGGCTGACGCCCTCGACAAGAACATGATCGACAAAGACGAATATCCGCAAACGGCCGAGATCGAGAACCGTTGCGTGCACATCATTGCCGATCTGTGGCATGCGCCGAAGTCCTGGCAAACCGTGGGTTGTTCGACCACCGGTTCCAGCGAAGCGGCTATGCTCGGCGGCTTGGCGTTGAAATGGACCTGGAAAAAACTCCGCGAAGAAGCCGGTCTGACCACCGACAAACCCAACTTCGTGTGCGGTCCGGTGCAGATTTGCTGGAAGAAGTTTGCCCGTTATTTCGATGTGGAAATTCGTGAAGTACCGTTGCGTGGTAATGCGTTGGGCCTGGAGCCAGCCGACCTGCGTGCATATTGCGACGAAAACACCATCGGTGTGGTTGCCACGCTGGGCGTGACCTTTACCGGTATCTACGAACCCGTTGCGGCGTTGGCAGCCGAATTGGACGCCATGCAGCGTGACCTCGGGCTGAATATCCCGATCCACGTGGACGCGGCCAGCGGCGGCTTTATCGCCCCGTTCATTCAGCAAGAATTGAAGTGGGACTTCCAGATCGAGCGGGTCAAATCGATCAATGCCTCCGGTCACAAATATGGCCTCGCGCCACTGGGCGTGGGCTGGATCATTTGGAGCTCGAAAACCGATCTGCCAGAAGAGCTGATTTTCTACGTCGATTATCTGGGCGGCAACATGGCGACTTTTGCCCTGAACTTCAGTCGCCCAGGCGGTGAAATCATCGCGCAGTATTACAACTTTCTGCGTTTGGGCCGGGACGGCTACACCCGCATCCAGCAAGCCTGTTCGGACACTGCGCAGTGGCTGGCGGGTGAAATTACCAAGCTCGGCCCATTGGAATTAGTCTACGACGGCAAAGACGGTTTGCCAGCGGTTTGTTACAAGCTCAAGGACGGCATCGACCACGGGTTTAGCCTGTATGACTTGTCGGAACGGGTACGGATGCGCGGCTGGCAGATTGCGTCGTACCCACTGCCCTCTGACCGCCAGGACATTGTCGTCCAGCGGGTATTGGTACGGCATGGTGTCAGCCGCGACCTGATTGGCTTGCTGCTGGATGACTTGCGCAAGGCCATCGCCTTCCTGCAAAAGAATCCGGTATTGGCGTCTGAGGCCGGCCCGAGCTTCAACCATGGTGCTGTCGCTGCCACTCCAATCGACGCGGCTTAG
- a CDS encoding phospholipase yields MIRFLAALLILASSAVHAQSPLLTDLPLSYLEQTDGQSRNKPLIIFLHGSGANEADLFDIKDQLPTEYTFLSARAPLEVGPGSYQWFNKKPGDGPYDGETDDLRNSEALISDFVAKATEKYHTQPDKVFLIGFSQGAIMSYEVALRHPDILRGFAALSGKILPMLKSELQPLPGFKALDVFIGHGTADQRVPYVGATDAETWLKELGITPESHAYLGIGHTISDNEIMDLDSWLKEINHI; encoded by the coding sequence ATGATCAGATTCCTCGCTGCATTGTTGATCCTCGCGTCATCCGCCGTTCACGCTCAATCCCCCCTCCTGACCGACCTGCCCCTGAGTTACCTCGAACAGACTGACGGACAATCCCGAAACAAGCCGCTGATTATTTTCCTGCATGGCTCCGGCGCCAATGAAGCCGACCTGTTCGACATCAAGGATCAACTGCCCACCGAGTACACTTTTTTATCGGCGCGAGCACCGCTCGAGGTCGGACCCGGCAGCTATCAGTGGTTTAACAAAAAACCCGGCGACGGCCCCTACGATGGCGAGACCGACGACCTGAGAAACAGTGAAGCGTTGATTTCAGACTTTGTGGCCAAAGCCACCGAGAAGTACCACACCCAGCCGGATAAGGTGTTTTTGATCGGGTTTAGTCAGGGCGCAATCATGTCCTATGAGGTAGCTCTGCGGCACCCGGACATCCTCCGTGGATTTGCCGCGTTGAGCGGCAAGATCTTGCCGATGTTGAAATCCGAGTTGCAGCCGCTACCGGGTTTCAAGGCGCTTGACGTGTTTATCGGTCACGGCACCGCCGACCAGAGAGTTCCCTATGTTGGCGCAACCGACGCTGAAACCTGGTTGAAAGAATTGGGCATTACGCCTGAATCCCATGCGTATCTGGGGATTGGCCATACCATCAGCGATAACGAAATCATGGACTTGGATAGTTGGTTGAAGGAGATCAATCACATTTAA
- a CDS encoding N-acetyltransferase family protein, with product MDTRDTPVLRDATDDDLPGVQSIYAAHVLGGIASFELDAPSVADMVSRRSDILSKGLPYLVAELAGEVVGYGYATLYRPRAGYRFTVEDSVYVRDGMGGKGIGQALLGAIIERCTHGGSRQMIAIIGNSENYASIRLHERLGFRRVGVFESVGFKHGRWVDTVLMQRALGD from the coding sequence ATGGACACCCGCGATACCCCAGTCTTACGCGATGCCACGGACGACGACCTGCCCGGTGTGCAATCCATTTACGCGGCGCATGTGCTCGGGGGGATTGCCAGCTTTGAACTGGACGCGCCCAGCGTGGCCGACATGGTGAGTCGGCGGTCCGATATTCTTTCCAAAGGATTGCCCTATCTGGTCGCGGAGCTGGCGGGCGAGGTGGTGGGTTATGGTTACGCGACCCTTTACCGACCGCGTGCGGGTTACCGCTTTACGGTAGAGGATTCGGTCTATGTGCGTGACGGCATGGGCGGGAAGGGTATTGGCCAGGCGCTACTCGGCGCAATCATTGAGCGCTGTACCCATGGTGGTTCGCGGCAAATGATCGCGATCATTGGCAACAGCGAAAACTACGCGTCGATCCGGCTGCACGAACGCCTCGGTTTTCGTCGCGTGGGGGTGTTTGAGTCGGTGGGTTTCAAGCACGGGCGCTGGGTGGACACAGTCCTGATGCAGCGGGCGTTAGGTGACTAA
- a CDS encoding histidine phosphatase family protein — MATRLTLICHARTVAQKLGRFPQDEPIEMAWQSSAGSLSGHFKTLAQLLSAPEARTRQTALLFGTEMDIAPALRDCDFGRWQGHRIDDLQAHEPEALNTWLTDSMSAPHGGESIADVCARVSAWLETLRTPGHVVAITHPFVIRAAIVHALQCPTTAFNAIDIEPLSMTELSFNGRWRLRMERTAKPKPL; from the coding sequence ATGGCAACCCGTCTGACGTTGATCTGCCACGCCCGAACCGTGGCGCAAAAGCTCGGCCGTTTTCCGCAAGACGAACCCATAGAGATGGCGTGGCAATCGTCAGCAGGATCGTTGTCGGGACACTTCAAAACCTTGGCTCAGCTACTGAGCGCACCGGAAGCCCGCACGCGGCAGACCGCCCTGCTGTTCGGAACCGAGATGGACATTGCGCCCGCTCTGCGCGACTGCGATTTCGGACGCTGGCAAGGGCACCGCATCGACGACCTCCAGGCCCATGAACCCGAAGCCCTTAACACTTGGCTTACCGACAGCATGAGCGCCCCCCACGGTGGCGAGTCCATTGCCGACGTTTGCGCCCGCGTCAGCGCGTGGCTCGAGACCTTGCGCACCCCAGGCCATGTTGTCGCGATCACTCATCCCTTCGTCATCCGGGCAGCGATCGTCCATGCGCTGCAGTGCCCGACGACTGCGTTCAACGCCATCGACATCGAACCGCTGTCGATGACCGAGCTTAGTTTTAACGGGCGCTGGCGACTCAGGATGGAGCGCACAGCAAAACCCAAGCCCTTGTAG
- a CDS encoding CbtB domain-containing protein produces MTFNTTTHTDTSLPIIPLGEILPWAVFVGLLLMLALYFVGAEQGATSMFSGMYVHEFVHDGRHLLGFPCH; encoded by the coding sequence ATGACTTTTAATACGACCACTCATACCGATACTTCGCTGCCGATTATCCCGCTTGGCGAGATTTTGCCGTGGGCGGTGTTTGTTGGTTTGCTGTTGATGCTTGCGCTGTATTTCGTTGGCGCAGAACAAGGCGCAACATCGATGTTCTCCGGTATGTATGTCCATGAGTTTGTGCATGACGGTCGCCACTTGCTGGGCTTCCCTTGCCACTAA